The following coding sequences are from one SAR86 cluster bacterium window:
- a CDS encoding DNA cytosine methyltransferase, protein MKIIDLFCGAGGLSLGFEQSGFQVVRAIDNCKSSIETFNENHPEKPGKCMEVSEFNKKELSKILSQEKITGVIGGPPCQGFSSARLSDFKNEAIKLNEKRNKLYIDFFNCVKKSKPKFFLIENVKGMAKLNDGAFLKDIEQRFGKLGYFIYPSILNASEYGVPQRRERVFIVGMTKEGFLFPQKDFEQISSSDAISDLPSKPKDKVLAKFRSNPKNDYQKRLRGNVTHAYNHQITNHTNQTINIISQVPDGGNIKSLPEKYWKVRKFNKAFQRMNSKEPSLTIDTGHRNYFHFRENRIPTVRECARLQSFPDNFKFLGNKSEQYRQVGNAVPPILSFRIASEIKKAL, encoded by the coding sequence TTGAAAATAATTGATCTATTTTGTGGAGCTGGAGGTCTTAGTTTGGGTTTTGAGCAGAGTGGGTTCCAGGTAGTTAGAGCAATTGATAATTGTAAATCATCAATTGAAACGTTTAATGAAAATCATCCTGAAAAGCCTGGAAAGTGTATGGAAGTCTCTGAATTTAATAAAAAAGAGCTTTCAAAGATCCTTTCTCAGGAAAAAATTACAGGAGTTATAGGCGGCCCACCTTGTCAAGGTTTTAGTTCCGCTAGACTTTCTGACTTCAAGAATGAAGCTATAAAGCTTAATGAGAAAAGGAACAAACTTTATATTGATTTCTTCAATTGCGTGAAAAAATCTAAACCAAAGTTTTTCCTCATCGAGAATGTTAAAGGTATGGCCAAGCTGAATGACGGAGCTTTCTTGAAAGATATTGAGCAAAGATTTGGCAAGTTGGGTTACTTTATTTATCCATCTATTCTCAATGCATCAGAATATGGAGTTCCACAACGGAGAGAGAGAGTTTTTATAGTTGGTATGACCAAAGAAGGTTTTCTTTTTCCTCAAAAAGACTTTGAACAGATTTCCTCCTCTGACGCAATAAGTGATTTGCCTTCAAAACCCAAGGACAAAGTTCTAGCTAAATTTAGATCCAACCCAAAGAATGATTACCAGAAAAGACTTAGGGGCAACGTAACTCATGCATATAATCATCAAATAACAAATCACACCAATCAAACAATTAATATAATTTCACAAGTTCCCGACGGTGGAAATATTAAATCTTTGCCAGAAAAATACTGGAAAGTAAGAAAATTTAATAAAGCCTTTCAAAGGATGAATAGCAAAGAACCGTCTCTAACCATTGATACTGGTCATAGAAACTATTTTCATTTTAGGGAAAATAGAATTCCTACAGTGAGAGAGTGTGCCAGATTACAATCCTTTCCAGATAATTTTAAATTTTTAGGAAATAAATCTGAGCAATATAGGCAAGTTGGTAATGCTGTGCCTCCAATTCTTTCCTTTAGAATTGCAAGCGAAATAAAAAAAGCTCTCTGA
- the umuD gene encoding translesion error-prone DNA polymerase V autoproteolytic subunit: protein MKIKNLGGCLDPDGNTTKVPIFTEKVQVGWPSPADDYVERSIDLNEFLISNTAATYLVRAKGDSMLNVGINDGAVLIVDRSIEPQHGKIVIAAIDGSYACKKLQLYPEPKLLSANIKYPPIKIDKEEDLEILGVVTAAINQF from the coding sequence ATGAAAATTAAAAATTTAGGGGGTTGTCTTGACCCTGACGGAAACACTACAAAAGTTCCAATATTCACTGAAAAAGTCCAGGTAGGCTGGCCAAGTCCGGCAGACGATTACGTAGAGCGATCGATAGATCTAAATGAGTTTTTAATTAGCAATACTGCTGCAACTTACTTAGTTAGAGCAAAAGGAGATTCAATGTTAAATGTTGGTATTAACGACGGTGCGGTGCTAATTGTTGATCGCAGTATAGAACCTCAACATGGAAAAATCGTAATTGCAGCCATTGACGGCTCTTATGCTTGTAAAAAATTGCAACTCTATCCTGAACCAAAGTTGCTCTCGGCAAATATTAAGTATCCTCCAATCAAGATTGACAAAGAAGAAGACTTAGAAATTTTAGGAGTAGTGACTGCTGCTATAAATCAATTTTAA
- a CDS encoding DNA cytosine methyltransferase, translated as MRVLDLFCGCGGLSDGFKQAGFEIDTGIDIDEDSVATFRRNFSNSEAICRDITNFSKKEIKKNFANRNIDVLVGGPPCQGFSSANRWDKEKNDPRNKLFLEYFNFIDALKPKVVLIENVRGILTMNNGYTKNKIIGLFKDSGYKLTHAATLNSADFGVPQNRIRAFFIAVQEKNFDKKIDIFNSSQIKGLNVKDALGELYILEKKVLKEDFYILKNSPDTSYRRYLRSRHNKIYNHEVKYPAEVTQKKISYVPQGGNWRDIPNHILKSNRTNRHSSAYRRLNEENQSVTIDTGNSHSNYFHPKFNRIPSVREAARIQSFKDNFIFYGTRGSQYRQVGNAVPPLLAKGIAKAIKKEYFD; from the coding sequence ATGAGAGTGCTAGACCTTTTTTGCGGTTGCGGTGGGCTAAGTGATGGTTTTAAACAAGCCGGTTTTGAAATTGATACAGGTATAGATATTGATGAAGATTCTGTTGCTACATTTAGAAGAAATTTCTCAAATTCAGAAGCAATTTGTAGAGACATTACAAATTTTTCAAAAAAAGAAATAAAAAAAAATTTCGCAAATAGAAATATCGATGTTTTAGTAGGTGGTCCACCATGTCAAGGTTTCTCTAGTGCAAATAGATGGGATAAAGAAAAAAATGACCCTAGAAATAAATTGTTCCTTGAGTATTTTAATTTTATCGACGCTTTGAAGCCTAAAGTTGTTCTTATAGAGAATGTCAGAGGTATTTTGACAATGAACAATGGTTATACAAAAAATAAGATCATTGGTCTATTTAAAGACTCAGGTTACAAGCTAACTCATGCAGCCACACTTAATTCAGCTGACTTTGGTGTGCCCCAGAATAGAATAAGAGCTTTTTTTATTGCAGTTCAAGAAAAAAATTTTGATAAGAAAATTGATATCTTTAACTCATCTCAAATTAAAGGATTAAATGTAAAGGATGCTTTAGGAGAACTTTACATACTAGAGAAAAAAGTACTGAAAGAAGACTTTTATATTTTAAAAAATAGTCCTGACACATCCTATAGGCGATATTTAAGATCCAGACATAATAAAATATATAATCATGAAGTGAAGTATCCTGCTGAAGTTACTCAAAAAAAAATAAGTTATGTACCACAAGGGGGAAACTGGAGAGATATTCCTAATCATATTTTAAAAAGTAATAGAACTAATAGACATTCGTCAGCCTATAGACGCTTAAATGAGGAAAATCAATCTGTAACTATTGATACAGGAAATTCTCATAGCAATTACTTTCATCCTAAATTCAATCGAATACCTAGTGTAAGAGAAGCAGCAAGAATTCAATCTTTTAAGGACAATTTTATTTTTTATGGCACCAGAGGAAGTCAATATCGCCAAGTAGGTAATGCAGTGCCTCCGCTATTGGCCAAAGGCATTGCCAAGGCCATAAAGAAGGAGTACTTCGATTGA
- a CDS encoding demethoxyubiquinone hydroxylase family protein, translated as MNKLLESFLRSDHAGEVGAVYIYKGILTIAKDPELLEFSKRHLSTEQEHLRKIEEVLPKAKRSKLVFLWKIAGYLLGFLPALFGPKIVFATIEAVESFVEDHYEEQLIYLRSQSDPNEPLINLLQSCQDDEIEHKIESGHKKNLSAGFFLSLWVKLVGGGSAFAVRVAKVI; from the coding sequence ATGAATAAATTGCTCGAATCTTTCCTTCGTTCCGATCATGCTGGCGAAGTGGGTGCCGTTTACATCTATAAAGGAATTTTAACCATTGCAAAAGATCCCGAGTTATTAGAATTTTCAAAAAGGCATCTTAGTACTGAACAAGAACATTTAAGAAAAATAGAAGAAGTTTTACCTAAAGCTAAGAGAAGTAAGCTCGTTTTTCTCTGGAAAATTGCCGGTTATCTTTTAGGATTTCTTCCTGCTTTATTTGGACCCAAGATAGTTTTCGCCACAATTGAAGCCGTTGAGTCTTTTGTTGAAGATCATTATGAAGAACAGCTAATTTATTTAAGATCTCAGAGCGATCCCAATGAGCCTTTAATCAATCTCTTACAATCTTGTCAGGACGATGAAATTGAACACAAAATTGAGTCCGGTCATAAAAAAAACCTTTCTGCAGGCTTTTTTCTCAGCCTTTGGGTAAAGCTTGTTGGTGGAGGTTCGGCTTTTGCGGTGAGAGTTGCCAAAGTAATTTAA
- the csrA gene encoding carbon storage regulator CsrA, which yields MLVLSRKETQSLIIGENIKVTVLEVKGSQVRLGITAPESISVNREEIHYKAEQKL from the coding sequence TTGCTAGTTTTAAGTAGAAAAGAAACACAGTCTTTAATAATAGGTGAAAATATAAAAGTTACAGTTTTGGAAGTGAAGGGTTCGCAAGTAAGACTAGGAATTACTGCTCCGGAATCCATCAGCGTAAATAGAGAAGAAATTCATTATAAAGCTGAGCAAAAACTGTAA
- a CDS encoding cytochrome P450 — protein sequence MGLELNSDKQPYVKIAAPKFKKAYEFNREFDLTDLILFTKGQPYNHFKDLRENAPVYFHETGPEDSEPGFWVLTSYKDIEHVSKNQQTFSSQLAGGTSLTHGFEPPENDLLYRSTMDHMLSLDGMLHLNIRNPHMSFFNPKYVENLKKKVALKVDQLLDEIAPLGKCNLVDSVSAELPLFTLCEMLGVPESDRPKIIEWMKLLEMAQLLAATQQMQNRGEEFSEEQKAHAPDPALIEAFNNMVQEMFDYGRSILMSRRKHPKEDLLSVIANLEVEGEKLPGEYLDGSWLLIIFAGNDTTRNSISGTMNLLSENPAQKELVMNNKDLLPNMVHESIRMVSPVIYMRRTTKEEVQIRDQIIGPNEKVTLWYGAANRDPEIFENPDIYDITRENAKKHLAFGYGRHLCLGKHVANMQLEVVYQKIFERFPDMVQDGEMVLTPNNFVNAIQEMPVKFTPQK from the coding sequence ATGGGATTGGAATTAAATAGCGATAAACAGCCTTACGTAAAAATAGCTGCACCTAAATTTAAGAAAGCCTATGAATTTAATAGGGAGTTTGATTTAACTGATCTGATACTTTTTACAAAAGGCCAACCATACAATCATTTTAAAGATTTAAGGGAAAATGCTCCTGTTTATTTTCACGAAACAGGTCCTGAAGACAGCGAGCCAGGCTTTTGGGTTCTTACCAGTTACAAAGACATTGAACACGTGTCAAAAAATCAACAGACTTTTTCTTCTCAATTAGCTGGGGGCACTTCCTTAACTCATGGCTTTGAGCCTCCTGAAAATGATTTACTCTACAGATCTACCATGGATCACATGTTGAGCCTTGATGGCATGCTGCATTTAAACATTAGAAATCCTCATATGTCGTTCTTCAATCCTAAATACGTAGAAAACTTAAAGAAAAAAGTGGCGCTCAAGGTCGATCAATTATTAGACGAAATAGCTCCCTTAGGCAAATGTAATCTAGTTGATTCAGTGTCCGCTGAGTTACCTTTATTTACGCTATGCGAAATGCTTGGAGTTCCAGAAAGTGATAGACCAAAAATAATAGAGTGGATGAAACTTTTAGAAATGGCTCAATTACTAGCAGCAACTCAACAGATGCAAAATCGTGGCGAAGAATTTTCTGAAGAACAAAAGGCTCATGCTCCCGATCCGGCTTTAATCGAAGCGTTTAATAATATGGTTCAAGAAATGTTCGATTATGGCAGATCGATATTAATGTCTCGAAGAAAACATCCAAAAGAAGATTTATTGTCAGTCATAGCTAATCTAGAAGTTGAAGGAGAAAAACTACCTGGAGAATATTTAGATGGTTCTTGGCTCTTAATTATATTTGCGGGTAATGATACGACTAGAAATTCAATTAGTGGCACAATGAACTTACTCTCAGAAAATCCAGCTCAAAAGGAGCTAGTGATGAACAATAAAGATTTATTGCCAAACATGGTCCATGAATCCATAAGAATGGTCTCTCCAGTCATATATATGAGACGTACCACGAAAGAGGAGGTGCAAATAAGAGATCAAATAATTGGCCCAAATGAAAAAGTGACCTTATGGTATGGCGCCGCCAACAGGGATCCAGAAATTTTTGAAAATCCTGATATTTATGACATTACTCGAGAGAATGCAAAAAAACATTTAGCCTTTGGTTATGGCAGACATCTTTGTTTAGGGAAGCATGTAGCCAATATGCAACTAGAAGTTGTGTATCAAAAGATTTTTGAAAGATTTCCTGACATGGTCCAAGACGGAGAAATGGTTTTAACTCCCAATAACTTTGTTAACGCCATTCAAGAAATGCCTGTAAAATTCACTCCACAAAAATAG